CCAGAAGCCTTTCAAAAGATGTACAAGGAAGGGGTGCGGAGACTTTTTGTTATGGATGATAATGGTGAACCGTTGGGTGTAGTTTCTTATTCAGATCTTATTGGAGTTCTGGGAACTATCAAACCTTCAGCCAAAGATGCAGTTTCACTCCAGATCACGGATATAATGTCCAAGGAAGTCATCACCATTTCTGCTAATGATGGTATTGAAGATGCAGCAAACCTTATGTTAAGGGCAGACATATCTGGTTTATTGGTACTTGACGATGATAAACCAGTGGGAGTAATTACCAAAACGGATATTTGCCGAATGG
This DNA window, taken from Methanobacterium subterraneum, encodes the following:
- a CDS encoding CBS domain-containing protein, which produces MKVKEAMNQDVITITSSTRPPEAFQKMYKEGVRRLFVMDDNGEPLGVVSYSDLIGVLGTIKPSAKDAVSLQITDIMSKEVITISANDGIEDAANLMLRADISGLLVLDDDKPVGVITKTDICRMVAAELLIPV